One Brumimicrobium sp. DNA window includes the following coding sequences:
- the infB gene encoding translation initiation factor IF-2, with protein sequence MASNIRLSKAAKELNVGISTLVEFLSSKGIDVVSNPNTKLEDEHYEILRNAFAADQSLKEEAEKKDIKREKRQTISIKTEEEESESDVPEITETDTPTPVETNEIKVEEEIIEEDVKKTGPKVIAKINLDELNPKTRPAKQEETPTPETPKEEPKQEPETPKEGPVHVKEEEPKKEEDNFIRVKTQKLTGPKVLGSIQLPIEAEKKPKEHDSDNKRKRKRIKKVDVKEQPVKKEFEKKGGNPHAKKKFEPKQEISEKDIEKEIKETLARLSSQGTKSKGSKLRREKRQFIAEKREKELEKEKLEESILKITEFVTVSELAAMMNVQATEVISACMSLGIFASINQRLDAETIQIVADEFGFEVEFVSADVHDAIPVEEDKPEDLVSRPPIITVMGHVDHGKTSLLDRIRKANIADGEAGGITQHIGAYSVKIKDRILTFLDTPGHEAFTAMRARGAQVTDVAIIIVAADDQVMPQTKEAIAHAQAANVPMVFAINKIDKPGANSDKIREQLSGMNILVEDWGGKYQVQEISAKQGLHIEELLEKVILEADLLDLKANPKKNAIGTVLESSLDKGKGYITNMLVESGTLHIGDIILAGKYTGRVRAMLNEKGQQLKEAPPSTPISVLGINGAPSAGDKFYVMEDEREARSIATKRDQLSREQGLRTQRHITLDEIGRRLAIGDFKELNLIIKGDVDGSIEALSDSLLKLSNDEIAVNIVHKGVGAITEADVNLASASDAIIVGFQVRPTTNAKKLAEEEQIDIRLYSIIYKAIEELKDAIEGMLSPDIKEEIVGTAEVRETFNITKVGTIAGCFVTSGYIKRTSLIRIIRDGIVIHEGTLGSLKRFKDDVKEVKNNYECGLNIEKFNDIKEGDIIEAYEEKEVARKL encoded by the coding sequence ATGGCCAGTAACATTAGATTAAGTAAAGCAGCAAAAGAATTAAACGTAGGGATTTCTACGCTCGTTGAATTTTTATCTTCAAAAGGTATTGATGTGGTTTCTAATCCAAATACCAAATTAGAAGATGAACATTATGAAATTCTGAGGAATGCTTTTGCTGCTGATCAGTCACTTAAAGAAGAAGCTGAGAAGAAAGATATCAAGAGAGAAAAAAGACAGACTATTTCTATTAAAACAGAAGAGGAAGAAAGTGAATCAGATGTTCCTGAGATCACTGAAACAGACACTCCTACACCTGTTGAAACAAATGAAATTAAAGTTGAGGAAGAAATAATAGAGGAGGATGTTAAAAAAACAGGACCTAAAGTTATTGCTAAAATAAATTTAGACGAGTTAAATCCTAAAACACGTCCAGCTAAGCAAGAAGAAACCCCAACTCCAGAAACTCCTAAAGAAGAACCTAAACAAGAGCCAGAAACTCCTAAAGAGGGGCCTGTTCATGTTAAGGAGGAAGAGCCTAAGAAGGAGGAGGATAATTTTATTCGAGTTAAGACGCAAAAATTAACAGGGCCAAAAGTATTAGGATCCATTCAACTGCCTATAGAAGCAGAAAAGAAACCTAAAGAACATGATTCTGATAATAAGCGTAAAAGGAAAAGAATCAAAAAGGTTGATGTAAAAGAACAACCTGTTAAGAAAGAATTCGAAAAGAAAGGAGGTAATCCTCATGCAAAAAAGAAGTTTGAACCAAAGCAAGAGATTTCTGAAAAAGATATTGAAAAGGAAATTAAGGAAACATTGGCAAGACTTTCTAGTCAAGGAACCAAGTCAAAAGGTTCTAAACTAAGAAGAGAAAAACGTCAATTCATTGCTGAAAAACGTGAAAAGGAACTAGAAAAAGAAAAATTAGAAGAATCTATCTTAAAGATTACCGAATTTGTTACGGTTTCTGAATTAGCTGCCATGATGAATGTACAAGCTACTGAAGTAATCTCTGCTTGTATGTCCTTAGGTATTTTCGCTTCTATCAACCAACGATTAGATGCAGAAACTATTCAGATTGTTGCCGATGAATTTGGATTTGAAGTGGAATTTGTTTCTGCTGATGTACATGATGCAATTCCTGTAGAAGAAGACAAACCTGAAGACTTAGTCTCTCGCCCACCAATTATTACAGTAATGGGACACGTTGACCACGGTAAAACTTCACTACTTGACCGAATTAGAAAGGCAAATATTGCTGATGGTGAGGCTGGAGGTATTACTCAGCACATTGGGGCTTATTCTGTGAAGATAAAAGATAGAATTCTTACTTTCCTCGATACTCCAGGTCACGAAGCATTTACCGCAATGCGTGCACGTGGGGCTCAGGTAACTGACGTTGCTATTATCATTGTTGCAGCAGACGACCAAGTGATGCCTCAAACAAAAGAAGCTATTGCTCACGCTCAAGCAGCAAATGTTCCTATGGTATTTGCTATCAATAAGATTGATAAACCAGGAGCTAATTCAGATAAAATTAGAGAGCAACTATCTGGCATGAATATTCTTGTTGAAGACTGGGGTGGAAAATATCAAGTACAAGAGATTTCTGCTAAACAAGGTTTACATATTGAAGAATTATTAGAAAAAGTAATATTAGAAGCTGATCTTTTAGATTTAAAAGCTAATCCTAAGAAAAATGCAATAGGTACCGTTCTTGAATCTTCATTGGATAAAGGAAAAGGCTACATAACAAATATGCTTGTTGAGTCTGGAACTTTACATATTGGAGATATTATCTTAGCTGGAAAATATACAGGTAGGGTTCGTGCTATGCTTAATGAAAAAGGTCAACAGCTAAAAGAAGCACCTCCTTCAACTCCAATATCTGTATTAGGTATCAATGGAGCGCCTAGTGCCGGAGATAAATTCTACGTAATGGAGGATGAAAGAGAAGCAAGAAGTATTGCAACTAAGAGAGATCAATTATCAAGAGAACAAGGTTTACGTACTCAAAGACACATCACTCTTGACGAGATTGGAAGACGTTTAGCTATTGGTGACTTTAAGGAATTAAACTTAATTATCAAAGGTGACGTGGATGGTTCTATTGAAGCACTTTCTGATTCCTTATTAAAACTGTCAAATGATGAAATCGCTGTAAATATTGTACATAAAGGCGTAGGTGCAATCACTGAGGCTGATGTTAACTTAGCTTCTGCTTCAGATGCAATTATCGTTGGTTTCCAAGTTCGTCCTACAACAAATGCTAAGAAATTGGCAGAGGAAGAACAAATTGATATCCGACTATACTCTATCATCTATAAAGCAATTGAAGAATTAAAAGATGCCATCGAGGGAATGCTTTCTCCAGATATCAAAGAAGAGATTGTAGGTACAGCAGAAGTGCGTGAAACATTTAATATTACAAAAGTGGGTACTATTGCTGGATGTTTTGTAACCTCTGGATATATCAAGCGAACTTCACTTATCCGTATCATACGTGACGGTATCGTTATTCACGAAGGCACCTTAGGTTCTCTAAAGCGTTTCAAAGATGACGTGAAAGAAGTGAAAAACAATTATGAATGTGGATTAAATATAGAAAAATTCAATGATATTAAAGAAGGAGATATTATTGAAGCATACGAAGAGAAAGAAGTAGCAAGAAAACTATAA
- the nadD gene encoding nicotinate (nicotinamide) nucleotide adenylyltransferase: MKIGLYFGTFNPIHVGHLIISNYMADYTDLDQVWLVVSPQNPLKKKSSLLEDYHRLAIVRVAIEDNDNIRECDIEFSMPKPSYTSDTLAYLKEKYPTYEFHLIMGEDNLRTFHKWKNYEYILENHKLYVYPRVLTIQEEQEVSQIGDLPNNELSKHKNVIYCDDAPIMKVSSSFIRQAIQENKDVRYLLTEAVYKYVTDMNFYKK; encoded by the coding sequence ATGAAAATAGGATTGTATTTTGGAACTTTTAACCCTATCCATGTTGGACACTTGATTATTTCCAACTATATGGCTGATTATACTGATTTGGATCAGGTATGGCTAGTTGTTTCTCCTCAAAATCCTCTAAAGAAAAAAAGCTCCTTATTGGAAGATTACCATCGTTTAGCAATTGTGCGAGTAGCCATTGAAGACAATGACAATATTCGAGAATGTGATATCGAATTTTCTATGCCCAAGCCTTCTTACACTTCAGACACCTTAGCATATCTAAAAGAGAAATACCCAACGTATGAATTTCATCTTATCATGGGTGAAGATAATTTAAGAACCTTTCATAAATGGAAGAATTATGAGTATATTCTCGAAAACCATAAATTATATGTTTATCCTCGTGTATTAACGATTCAGGAAGAACAAGAAGTATCTCAGATAGGTGATTTACCAAATAATGAATTAAGTAAACACAAAAATGTGATTTATTGTGATGATGCGCCAATTATGAAAGTTAGTTCCAGTTTTATACGCCAGGCTATTCAAGAGAATAAAGATGTCCGTTACTTACTTACAGAAGCGGTTTATAAGTATGTAACAGATATGAACTTTTATAAGAAATGA
- a CDS encoding mevalonate kinase has protein sequence MEQINSKILLFGEYAVLHNGKALVIPCEKYGGRFEFSDNAEDKAYAIQSNEYLKRFCEFIANRTNEKFVLEVKQFEKELDQGLFFRSNIPQGYGLGSSGAIVAAMVLRYLKKAKNVKDEVKLKLFELKANLGELESHFHGVSSGLDPLSIILNEPILYKNAEEIETAKLPESSPDKKNVVFLLNTNLPRQTASLVGNFKQMYSEEGFKKKFDEYVINYNNKAIDNFLTNDLDNFYKSMYSLSSFQLMEMGGFFPHNMQKLLAEGLEHGDYYLKLCGAGGGGFMLGFTKDWEKTQEILHEHELDEIYRF, from the coding sequence ATGGAACAAATCAATTCTAAAATATTATTATTTGGCGAATATGCAGTACTCCATAACGGAAAAGCATTGGTTATTCCATGTGAAAAATATGGAGGACGTTTTGAATTTTCTGATAATGCAGAAGACAAGGCCTATGCTATTCAATCCAATGAATATTTGAAGCGATTCTGTGAATTTATAGCAAATAGAACAAATGAAAAATTTGTGTTGGAGGTAAAACAATTTGAAAAAGAATTGGATCAAGGCTTGTTTTTCAGAAGTAATATTCCCCAAGGCTATGGATTAGGTAGCTCTGGTGCTATAGTTGCTGCCATGGTTTTACGTTATTTAAAGAAAGCAAAAAATGTAAAGGATGAAGTTAAATTGAAGTTGTTTGAATTGAAGGCTAATTTAGGAGAATTAGAATCTCACTTTCATGGTGTAAGTTCAGGGCTGGATCCTTTGAGTATCATTTTAAATGAACCTATTCTCTATAAAAATGCAGAAGAAATTGAAACTGCCAAATTGCCTGAATCTTCTCCTGATAAAAAAAATGTAGTCTTTTTATTGAATACAAACCTTCCACGTCAAACTGCCTCTTTAGTTGGAAACTTCAAGCAGATGTATAGTGAAGAAGGATTCAAGAAGAAATTTGATGAATATGTAATAAATTACAATAATAAGGCGATTGATAACTTCTTGACAAATGATCTGGATAATTTCTATAAATCTATGTATAGTTTAAGCTCTTTTCAATTAATGGAAATGGGCGGTTTCTTCCCACATAATATGCAAAAGCTTTTAGCAGAAGGACTGGAACATGGTGATTATTATTTAAAATTATGTGGAGCAGGTGGTGGAGGATTTATGCTAGGATTCACTAAAGATTGGGAAAAAACCCAAGAAATATTACACGAACACGAATTAGATGAGATTTATAGATTCTAA
- the gmk gene encoding guanylate kinase, which translates to MSISLAKGKCIIFSAPSGAGKTTIVHALLKRLPQLSFSISACSRDARESEIHGKDYYFMGIEGFKKKIQEEAFIEWEEVYPDHFYGTLKEEVERVWNEGKTVIFDVDVFGGINLKKYFGENALSFFIEPPSFEILEERLRKRQTETEDRIRVRLCKAKEEMQQKSKFDKIIVNNDLDIAIQEVESIVKAYLNL; encoded by the coding sequence ATGAGCATATCGTTGGCAAAAGGGAAATGTATTATTTTTTCTGCACCATCGGGAGCAGGTAAAACAACTATTGTGCATGCTTTGCTCAAACGCCTTCCTCAATTATCTTTCTCTATTTCCGCATGTTCCCGTGACGCTCGGGAGAGTGAGATTCATGGAAAGGATTACTATTTTATGGGTATAGAAGGGTTTAAGAAGAAAATTCAAGAAGAAGCTTTTATCGAGTGGGAGGAAGTTTATCCCGACCATTTTTATGGCACCTTGAAAGAAGAAGTAGAGCGTGTATGGAACGAAGGAAAAACGGTTATTTTTGATGTAGATGTATTCGGAGGTATTAACCTTAAAAAATATTTTGGTGAAAATGCATTGAGTTTTTTTATTGAACCTCCTTCTTTTGAAATCTTGGAAGAACGATTGAGAAAACGTCAAACGGAAACTGAAGACCGTATTCGAGTTCGTCTTTGTAAAGCAAAAGAAGAAATGCAACAAAAATCAAAATTCGATAAAATTATTGTAAACAACGATCTTGATATCGCCATTCAAGAAGTGGAAAGCATCGTTAAAGCATATTTGAATCTATGA
- a CDS encoding ATP cone domain-containing protein, which yields MEYQKRKIKKQSGELIDFDINRLRDSLSRSGASIDEIEEIIDRIQPQIHDGISTKHIYKLAHKYLKKYSGAFAARYSLKRALRDLGPAGFYFERWIAKFLESYGYEAITNQTIQGDAVSHEADVIAKKGKELLWIECKFKNSTDAKIPVTTPMYLLSRIKDISTQTYSLFGGDYKFTQGWLVTNVYLTSDAIAFGEFYGLNMLSWNYPERKSIKTLVDQKALYPITCLTTLTKREKGYLLDQNCILISDILKNPDILHSGFINHRNTSNILKEVEGLLAID from the coding sequence ATGGAATACCAGAAACGAAAGATTAAAAAGCAATCCGGTGAATTAATTGATTTCGATATTAATCGACTACGAGATTCGCTGAGTCGTTCTGGCGCTTCTATAGATGAAATTGAAGAGATTATCGATAGAATTCAACCTCAAATTCACGATGGTATATCCACCAAACATATCTATAAACTTGCTCACAAATACTTAAAGAAATATTCTGGAGCTTTTGCAGCAAGATATAGTTTAAAAAGAGCTTTACGTGATTTAGGTCCCGCAGGATTTTATTTTGAAAGATGGATAGCCAAATTCTTGGAAAGCTATGGTTATGAGGCAATTACTAACCAAACCATTCAAGGAGATGCCGTAAGTCATGAAGCGGATGTTATCGCAAAGAAAGGAAAAGAATTACTCTGGATAGAATGTAAATTTAAAAACTCAACCGATGCAAAGATTCCTGTGACGACTCCCATGTATCTACTTTCGAGAATTAAAGATATTTCCACCCAAACGTATTCACTTTTTGGAGGAGATTATAAGTTCACACAAGGTTGGCTGGTTACCAATGTTTACCTAACATCAGATGCCATAGCTTTTGGAGAGTTTTATGGACTCAATATGTTATCTTGGAATTATCCTGAACGTAAAAGTATTAAGACATTGGTTGATCAAAAAGCCTTGTACCCTATTACATGTTTAACCACTCTTACCAAACGAGAAAAAGGTTATTTACTAGATCAGAATTGTATACTCATTTCCGATATTCTTAAGAATCCTGATATATTGCATAGTGGATTTATTAATCATCGAAATACATCAAATATTTTAAAAGAAGTAGAAGGTTTATTAGCTATAGATTAG
- a CDS encoding amidohydrolase family protein: protein MSYRIYWIFLLNFVLYTTHLFSQVPLPENGLKASQTSVYALKNATILVAPGKILKEATLIIENGKVQAVGKTILIPKGAFEIDVKGKTIVPSFIEINSSIGVKDFRKVREMSYPQLETGKEGAYYWNEAVHPEIQASEFYKPDEKAATELQKMGFSVALVHAADGIVRGTGTLVSLGKVSSEQLILKENVASFFSFEKGASRQAYPSSLMGSIALVRQAIYDAKYYGENKSLLDKNISLDALASQLDKPIFFLTNDKLEAIQVQKIAQEFNLPIIIIGSGNEYEEIRSFKDWKEPMVMPISWNTPKGMEDPYLVDKISLQTLKEWELAPSNLYTLKKNKLDFAITSSGTKDAKEFLEHLTFTMRRGLLGDDALAALTTIPAKIIGVDSILGTLEVGKLASFSIFDNNPFEYENAKVVESWSVGNREVFEDINRVDIRGKYRINLPDISYVMEIKGKAEKPMGYILSNTHSDSSKLKVEIQVDFRDVILNFEVNDKENKGRISLHGNYSPTVNAFLGSGLMPDGRWVKWSAIQLQKFTDKNTAQKIEIDTLNLGKVWFPNMAYGFTKLPEEKTYALRNATLWTNEKEGVIKDGTVIIKDGKIDFVGSGNFFIPAGTQEIDCKGMFITSGIIDEHSHIAILKGVNESGQANSAEVRIEDVIRNNDINIYRQLSGGVTVSQLLHGSANPIGGQSAIIKLKWGFSPQDMLVSDAPKFIKFALGENVKQSNWGDAQTKRFPQTRMGVEQLLMDAFTRAKAYQNRWTAYNKLSSTKAKKNNILPPAVDLELETLVEILNKKRFITCHSYVASEITMLMDVADTFGFKVNTFTHILEGYKVANRMAQHGAGGSTFSDWWGYKYEVKDAIPYNAAIMSRQGVTVSISSDDAELGRRLNQEAAKTIKYGGMTEEEAWKMVTLNPAKLLHIDDRMGSLKKGKDADIVIWSANPLTTQAKVVKTFIDGILFYDASQTVNEFMRIQQEKARIIQRMIGKR from the coding sequence ATGAGCTACCGTATATATTGGATTTTTCTTTTGAATTTTGTGTTATATACCACGCATTTATTTTCACAAGTTCCTCTTCCTGAGAATGGTTTAAAAGCTTCTCAAACTTCGGTTTATGCGTTGAAGAATGCTACTATTCTAGTTGCTCCTGGTAAAATCTTGAAAGAAGCAACGTTGATTATCGAAAATGGAAAAGTTCAAGCAGTTGGTAAAACAATCCTAATTCCTAAGGGTGCTTTTGAAATCGATGTTAAAGGAAAGACAATCGTACCTTCATTTATTGAAATAAATTCCTCTATTGGTGTGAAGGATTTTAGGAAGGTGAGAGAGATGTCATATCCACAATTAGAGACTGGGAAAGAAGGAGCCTATTATTGGAATGAAGCAGTTCATCCTGAGATTCAGGCAAGTGAATTTTATAAACCTGATGAGAAAGCAGCGACAGAATTACAAAAGATGGGATTCTCTGTAGCCCTTGTACATGCAGCAGATGGAATTGTGAGAGGTACAGGAACGCTCGTATCCTTAGGGAAGGTATCCTCAGAACAATTAATCTTAAAAGAAAATGTTGCCTCATTCTTCTCTTTTGAAAAGGGAGCTTCCAGACAAGCCTATCCTTCCTCTCTAATGGGATCAATAGCTCTTGTTAGGCAAGCTATATACGATGCTAAATATTATGGTGAAAATAAATCGTTGCTCGATAAGAATATTTCGTTAGACGCACTCGCCTCACAACTTGATAAACCAATCTTCTTTCTTACAAATGATAAATTAGAAGCCATCCAAGTTCAAAAGATTGCCCAAGAGTTTAATTTACCTATTATCATAATTGGTTCGGGAAATGAATACGAAGAAATACGAAGTTTTAAAGACTGGAAAGAACCTATGGTAATGCCAATTAGTTGGAACACTCCGAAAGGAATGGAAGATCCATATTTGGTAGATAAAATTTCCTTACAAACGTTAAAAGAGTGGGAATTAGCACCTTCTAATCTTTATACCCTGAAAAAGAACAAATTAGATTTTGCTATAACCTCTTCCGGAACAAAGGATGCTAAAGAATTTCTAGAGCATTTAACCTTTACTATGAGAAGAGGACTCTTAGGAGATGATGCACTTGCAGCGTTGACTACTATTCCTGCAAAAATTATAGGAGTAGATAGTATTTTAGGGACATTAGAGGTGGGTAAATTAGCGAGTTTTTCCATTTTTGATAATAACCCTTTTGAGTATGAAAATGCAAAGGTTGTAGAGTCTTGGTCTGTTGGGAATAGAGAAGTTTTTGAGGATATAAATAGAGTAGATATACGAGGTAAATATAGAATTAATTTACCTGACATTTCGTATGTGATGGAGATTAAAGGAAAGGCGGAAAAACCTATGGGTTATATCTTAAGCAATACTCATTCAGATTCATCTAAACTTAAAGTAGAAATTCAAGTCGATTTTAGAGATGTAATATTAAACTTTGAAGTAAATGACAAAGAGAATAAAGGACGCATTTCCTTGCATGGAAATTATAGTCCTACTGTGAATGCTTTTTTAGGCAGCGGGTTAATGCCTGATGGCAGATGGGTTAAATGGTCTGCTATCCAACTTCAAAAGTTTACAGATAAGAATACAGCCCAAAAGATTGAAATAGATACCTTAAATCTAGGGAAAGTGTGGTTTCCGAATATGGCGTATGGATTTACAAAATTACCAGAAGAAAAAACGTATGCTTTACGTAATGCTACGCTTTGGACAAATGAAAAGGAAGGTGTAATAAAGGATGGAACGGTAATTATAAAAGATGGGAAGATAGATTTCGTGGGTTCAGGGAATTTCTTTATTCCTGCAGGAACACAAGAGATAGATTGCAAAGGAATGTTTATTACTTCAGGAATTATCGATGAACATTCTCATATAGCTATCTTAAAGGGAGTTAATGAAAGTGGACAGGCTAACTCAGCAGAAGTGAGAATTGAAGATGTTATACGCAATAATGATATTAATATTTATAGACAATTATCAGGTGGAGTTACTGTCTCTCAACTATTACATGGCTCTGCTAATCCAATAGGAGGTCAATCCGCTATCATTAAATTAAAATGGGGGTTTTCTCCTCAGGATATGTTGGTTTCAGATGCACCTAAGTTTATAAAATTTGCGTTAGGAGAAAATGTAAAGCAAAGTAATTGGGGTGATGCACAAACTAAACGTTTTCCTCAAACAAGAATGGGTGTAGAGCAACTCTTGATGGATGCATTTACAAGGGCGAAAGCGTATCAAAATAGATGGACAGCATATAACAAGCTATCTTCCACAAAAGCTAAAAAGAATAATATACTGCCACCTGCTGTTGATTTAGAATTAGAAACATTGGTTGAAATACTGAATAAAAAGAGATTCATTACTTGTCATAGTTATGTTGCCAGTGAAATCACCATGCTAATGGATGTGGCTGATACCTTTGGCTTTAAAGTAAATACTTTTACACATATTTTAGAAGGATACAAGGTGGCAAATCGTATGGCACAACATGGAGCTGGAGGAAGTACATTCTCTGATTGGTGGGGATATAAGTACGAAGTAAAAGATGCGATTCCTTATAATGCAGCAATTATGTCCCGCCAAGGAGTGACTGTATCCATTAGTTCAGACGATGCAGAATTGGGAAGAAGATTAAATCAAGAAGCTGCTAAGACTATTAAATATGGAGGTATGACAGAAGAGGAGGCGTGGAAGATGGTTACGTTAAACCCAGCGAAATTATTGCATATAGATGATAGAATGGGAAGTTTAAAAAAAGGTAAAGATGCAGATATTGTAATTTGGTCTGCCAATCCGTTAACCACCCAAGCCAAAGTAGTTAAAACATTTATTGATGGAATACTTTTCTATGATGCGAGTCAAACTGTTAACGAATTTATGCGTATTCAACAAGAAAAAGCGCGTATCATTCAACGAATGATAGGTAAAAGATAG
- a CDS encoding GYDIA family GHMP kinase — protein sequence MGQSTLHTFSAAGKLLLFGEYLVLRESNSLAIPIKFGQTLTVTPILENELVWESKEEGQPWFFARFSDELELLETSDADNALKILSLIQSIKNLQPTHTFTKIRLGWDTNFNRQFGFGTSSTLISLLSQWSGVDAYTLLEHSFGGSGYDIAAATAVKPFVYNRIQKITDFITLSPKITDNLLFIYLGQKQHSSKEIAKFKNMVTSENQITRMNTLIRMAKQCDKIEDWERLMQESEQLLSPILGVLPVQERLFQDYPYAVKSLGAWGGDFVMATSRDFAAAKLYFKDKGYSPVLSYNELIR from the coding sequence ATGGGACAATCAACATTACATACCTTTTCAGCTGCGGGTAAACTGCTATTATTTGGTGAATATTTGGTGCTGAGAGAGAGTAATAGTTTAGCCATTCCTATCAAATTCGGACAAACACTTACAGTCACTCCAATTTTGGAGAATGAATTGGTCTGGGAAAGTAAAGAAGAAGGGCAGCCTTGGTTTTTTGCCCGTTTTTCTGATGAATTAGAACTTTTAGAGACTTCCGATGCAGATAATGCATTAAAGATTTTGTCTTTGATTCAATCTATTAAAAATTTGCAACCTACTCACACCTTTACAAAGATAAGATTGGGATGGGATACTAATTTTAACCGTCAATTTGGTTTTGGAACTAGTTCTACGCTTATTTCTTTGTTAAGTCAATGGTCAGGAGTGGACGCATATACACTATTGGAACATAGTTTTGGTGGATCGGGGTATGACATTGCAGCAGCTACAGCGGTAAAACCATTTGTTTATAATAGAATTCAAAAAATCACTGATTTTATTACATTATCTCCAAAGATTACAGATAATTTACTTTTTATCTATCTTGGACAAAAGCAACATAGTTCAAAAGAAATTGCTAAATTTAAGAATATGGTAACTTCAGAAAATCAGATTACACGAATGAATACACTTATAAGGATGGCTAAACAATGTGATAAAATTGAAGATTGGGAAAGACTTATGCAAGAAAGTGAGCAACTATTATCACCTATTTTAGGAGTTTTACCTGTGCAGGAAAGACTTTTTCAAGATTATCCTTATGCTGTGAAATCGTTGGGTGCCTGGGGAGGAGATTTTGTGATGGCTACCAGCAGAGATTTTGCAGCAGCTAAATTGTATTTTAAAGACAAAGGATATTCCCCTGTTCTTTCTTATAATGAATTGATACGATGA
- the mvaD gene encoding diphosphomevalonate decarboxylase: MKKSTKVRFPSNIALVKYWGKHGNQLPMNASLSLTLQHAYTELELEAIEKNGADATFEYFFEGVQNDAFGQRVLTYLQNQPEFAEFLHQHTIKINSHNSFPHSTGIASSASAFAAIAAAFAKTSGITKNFSQEISRLARLGSGSACRSIYGPFASWGKLDGIDGTSDEYASPVQHIHPNFQDMQDAILIIEDTPKKVSSSVGHGLMKNHPFAEARFKQANQHCIEMFSTLERGDFERFIGIVEREALSLHAMMMTSEAYYLLIRPNTIEVMEKVMQFRQETQLPICFTLDAGPNIHLLYPSSIQDKVLLFIANELKPFTKNILYDRNGIGGIFL; the protein is encoded by the coding sequence ATGAAAAAAAGCACGAAAGTCAGATTCCCTTCCAATATTGCACTAGTAAAATATTGGGGAAAACATGGAAATCAACTTCCTATGAATGCATCATTAAGTTTAACACTTCAGCATGCATATACAGAGTTAGAATTGGAAGCAATAGAAAAAAATGGTGCTGATGCAACTTTCGAATATTTTTTCGAGGGAGTTCAAAATGATGCTTTTGGACAACGTGTGCTGACTTATCTTCAAAATCAACCTGAGTTTGCAGAGTTCTTACACCAACACACCATCAAGATAAATTCCCACAATAGCTTTCCACATTCTACAGGCATTGCTTCTTCAGCATCGGCTTTTGCGGCAATTGCAGCAGCTTTCGCGAAGACTAGTGGGATTACTAAAAATTTTTCACAAGAGATTAGTCGTTTGGCACGTTTAGGAAGCGGAAGTGCTTGTCGTTCTATCTATGGCCCTTTTGCCTCGTGGGGTAAATTGGATGGAATAGATGGAACAAGTGATGAATATGCGTCACCTGTTCAACATATTCATCCAAACTTTCAAGATATGCAAGATGCTATTTTGATTATTGAGGATACTCCTAAGAAGGTTTCGAGCAGTGTAGGGCATGGTTTGATGAAAAATCATCCCTTTGCGGAAGCTCGTTTTAAGCAGGCTAACCAGCATTGTATCGAAATGTTTTCAACTTTAGAGCGTGGAGATTTTGAGCGATTTATTGGAATTGTCGAAAGAGAAGCCTTATCTTTGCATGCAATGATGATGACTTCGGAAGCGTATTATTTGTTAATTCGCCCGAACACCATTGAAGTGATGGAAAAAGTTATGCAATTTAGACAAGAGACCCAACTACCCATTTGTTTTACACTCGATGCAGGACCTAATATACATTTGTTATATCCATCGTCTATTCAAGATAAAGTGTTACTATTTATCGCTAATGAATTAAAACCATTTACCAAGAATATACTTTACGATCGAAACGGAATAGGTGGAATCTTCCTATAA